The following proteins are encoded in a genomic region of Primulina huaijiensis isolate GDHJ02 chromosome 3, ASM1229523v2, whole genome shotgun sequence:
- the LOC140974015 gene encoding BTB/POZ domain-containing protein At5g03250-like, with translation MACMKLGTKEDGFRLEGQTWMCSHCIPSDISIEVEGTFFHLHKFPLLSRSGFLEKLIQDFSERMKCEDEIECTLHLDNFPGGAKSFLFIAKFCYDVKVELTARNVVSLRCASEHLQMTASYGEGNLISQTENFLFILFGSWDDTIKALETSEKFLPLAEELHIVSKGIDSLAMIACANTHLLSYSMSEKSMTQSLGSAFLLNGIHSTCDKVPSTEDGWYEDVAFLQMPLFKRLICAVHSKGMAPNKIAEMIIFYAKSHLPLNGRQLSFRQSTLGSMLPSLSDVDQRTMIEEIVMLLPSERGVIPTKFLLKLLRISKILCTSPSSREALERKIGAELDQALLEDLLIPNTCYSAETLYDVECIHRMVNHFMLINGDCSDFISDNLVEEINLVGGSQSLEPMTKVANLLDNYLAEVAPDVNLGLEKFISLAAAIPDYSRPLDDGIYRAIDIYLKAHPWLTDSEKEHLCRLMNYQKFSLEASTHAAHNERLPLRVIVQVLFFEQLHLRTSVAGWLFVSDNFENSQNLSGKVAPTSEHMATTISENSLVFAFDDMKERVSELENEFEGMKQDMGKLVKNKGSWNNFCRRFGLKSKIPCSGEAFQPPKKPVLNGKYKHEKCKSNH, from the exons GATGTGTTCCCATTGTATTCCAAGTGATATTAGCATTGAAGTGGAAGGGACTTTCTTCCACCTTCACAAG TTTCCATTGTTGTCGAGAAGCGGCTTTCTGGAAAAACTTATTCAAGATTTTTCTGAAAGGATGAAGTGTGAAGACGAGATTGAATGCACTTTACATCTTGATAACTTTCCCGGTGGGGCAAAATCCTTTTTGTTCATAGCCAAGTTTTGCTATGATGTCAAAGTTGAACTCACTGCAAGAAATGTGGTGAGTCTCAGATGTGCGTCTGAGCACCTTCAAATGACTGCAAGTTATGGAGAAGGAAACCTCATCTCACAGACCGAAAATTTCCTCTTTATATTGTTCGGGAGTTGGGATGATACCATCAAAGCCCTTGAAACCTCTGAAAAGTTCCTTCCCCTAGCAGAAGAACTTCACATAGTTTCAAAAGGCATTGATTCGCTTGCAATGATAGCTTGTGCAAATACACACCTTTTAAGTTATAGTATGTCCGAGAAAAGCATGACTCAGAGTCTGGGGAGTGCCTTCCTATTGAATGGAATACACTCAACTTGTGATAAAGTCCCCTCGACAGAAGATGGCTGGTATGAGGACGTGGCATTTCTTCAAATGCCTCTCTTCAAAAGGCTGATATGTGCGGTTCACTCGAAAGGCATGGCACCCAATAAAATTGCTGAAATGATAATATTCTATGCTAAGAGTCATCTCCCATTGAACGGTAGGCAGTTGAGCTTCCGCCAGAGTACTCTGGGATCAATGCTTCCTTCTTTATCTGACGTGGATCAAAGGACTATGATTGAAGAGATAGTCATGTTACTGCCCAGTGAAAGGGGCGTCATACCTACCAAATTTTTACTTAAACTTCTAAGGATCTCGAAGATCTTATGCACCAGTCCATCAAGTCGAGAAGCACTGGAACGGAAGATTGGTGCTGAATTGGACCAAGCTCTTCTGGAAGACCTTCTTATACCAAACACATGTTACTCAGCAGAAACCCTTTATGACGTTGAATGCATTCATCGAATGGTCAATCATTTCATGTTGATTAATGGGGACTGCTCAGATTTTATCTCAGATAATTTGGTAGAGGAAATAAATTTGGTCGGAGGCTCTCAGTCACTTGAGCCTATGACAAAGGTTGCTAATCTATTAGACAACTATCTTGCTGAGGTTGCGCCTGACGTCAACTTGGGATTAGAGAAGTTCATTTCACTTGCTGCTGCAATCCCCGACTATTCGAGGCCTTTAGATGATGGGATTTACCGGGCAATTGATATATATCTCAAG GCACATCCGTGGTTGACAGACTCGGAGAAAGAACATCTCTGCAGGCTCATGAATTACCAGAAATTTTCTTTAGAAGCCAGCACCCATGCAGCTCATAATGAGAGGCTACCACTACGCGTCATTGTTCAAGTTCTATTCTTCGAACAACTTCACTTACGCACCTCTGTGGCCGGTTGGCTCTTTGTCTCTGACAATTTTGAGAATTCGCAGAATCTAAGTGGCAAAGTTGCACCAACAAGTGAACACATGGCCACAACGATCTCTGAAAATAGTCTAGTATTTGCATTTGACGACATGAAAGAAAGAGTTTCTGAGCTTGAAAATGAATTTGAGGGCATGAAACAAGATATGGGGAAGCTTGTCAAGAACAAAGGAAGCTGGAATAACTTCTGTAGAAGATTTGGTCTAAAATCTAAGATACCCTGCAGTGGGGAAGCATTTCAACCACCAAAAAAACCAGTTTTGAATGGGAAATATAAGCACGAAAAATGTAAGTCGAATCattga